Below is a window of Arabidopsis thaliana chromosome 2, partial sequence DNA.
taaagaaCGAGCCAATTGGGTATTGGCCAAAATCATTGTTTCATGTTCAAGGTTTAGCTTATGGAGCAAGTCGTGTGTTTTGGGGAGGAGAAGTTTTCAGTGCACTGAGACAGAGTACAAGCCCACTCATGGGAAGTGGACATTTCCCAAAAGAAGGTTTCAAAAAGGCAGCTTTTGTGAACGGCCTTAAAGTGATAGATCgtgaaatagaaaaaattagaAGTCCACCAGTTAAAGATTTAAGATTATTCGCAAACAGCCCAAAATGTTATAAAGTCGAAACAAAAACAGGGGTCGGTGAGGAGTGGTCTAGTGCAATTTTCTATGGAGGACCAGGAGGATGCACCATTACTTAACAAATCTTTAAGGTCATTTACGTATAAGTATACCTTCTATTTTGATGTGTTAAggaaatatatagtaaaataactttgacaaaaataaggaaatagtaatactaatatataagttttcaAATACTATAAATGTTAAACTTCTTTTTACATCTTCTTTATTaagcaaatacaaaattgatttaacggtttgatacatatatatgcatgtttgTCAAGTCTTATGGTCATGGAGATAGCAAGTCTTAACGGTTTGAGAAATTTGTTTGCCTTTTCTTTTAGCTTTATATTTTCGATATTATGGTCATGGACTGGAGATACCATATTAGTTGACATCACTACGTTTTTAGATGAAGAGATCCTATGAAAGACACTACAAAATGGGCAATGCTTGGCCAATTACATCATTaattttcttgcttttgtttgCTGGCTTTTGTCCGtctatttacatattttgtgTCACATTGTGAGCTTAGTTGCAAGGACTAAGATTTGTTTGTGCATTTGTATCGATAAGTCTTTGGGACTTGGGAGTGGAACATTTGTAAATATTCACTGTTAAGCTTAATCAAGAATTGCTTTCgtcaaaagtaataataatagacGAGAAAAGAATAATGATCGGGTATGTATATGAACCTAACTTTCTCATATTTATTCTTTGCACTAAGCCTCTGCAACCTCTATGTATTGATTCCTAGATCTCTGGATCATTACATGTACAGCTCTCTAAGTATACAACCTGAGAAGAGAggacaaaacaaaccaaagaaaaacaagaaacagatggcgatatatatacatgttagGTCTCTCTgtcaatttctcaaaattgtGTTTGCTTGTGAAAACAGATCTTCTTGTTGCTCCATGGACATTATTAACCTGTTGTGTGGTTTCCGTGATCCTCAGATTCCTTACTACTACTCACCCTGCTCGAACTTGGATACGATGTTGCTTGATtctaaaataagaaagataagaaCTTGTGACTTGTAAGCAGAGGAACTAGCCATTTTTGGGAAAAAGATGACTGTTTAGTACCTGAAACTGAGGTGGTTGGGTCGGGTCGGATAAGAAATTGTGTTTGCTTGTGAAAACAGATCTTCTTGTTGCTCCATGGACATTATTAACCTGTTGTGTGGTTTCCGTGATCCTCAGATTCCTTACTACTACTCACCCTGCTCGAACTTGGGTACGATGTTGCTTGATtctaaaataagaaagataagaaCTTGTGACTTGTAAGCAGAGGAACTAGTCATTTTTGGGAAAGAGATGACTGTTTAGTACCTGAAACTGAGGTGGTTGGGTCGGGTGGAGACCGCGGAACTGCTGATATGGATCCGTGTAACCAGCTGGATACTGAGGCTGGCCCGAGGTTGGATCATACTGCTGGTTCGGTACAAAGACTCTTGACGGGTCAGAAGCATGAACAGGGTATTGCGGTCCTGACCCGGCCATGTGAGTTTGTGTAGGCAAAGGTCTTTGAGCGGCTAACATGTTGGGGAATGGCATGAAGGAAGGAGGAGGAATAGGCTGGTTCATACCCATACCCATCGCCATATGAGGCATGTACTGTTGCATGCCCGGATACATCATTGGCATCATTCCACATCCCATTGACATCATCTGCATTAATCTCAGTCATATAAACTGGAGTTTTCATGGTAAAGTGTACATTTTCAAGAACTTAAAAAGGGCTTTCAAGACTTAGAATcctttaaagaaaatgaaccTGTATTTGAAGCTGAAGAGATTTCATGTACTCAATAGCTTCATCTAGCATCGAAGCTTTATCTGACTGAGgatcaaagaaacaacaatcagTAACAAGGTTAACGTATACAATAacttgaagagaaagaaaaaagatcgTCGAAGACCTTGTTGCAGCGAGGTATAAGTTCTTGCAAAGCTTTCATTCTCTCATTGATCCTATCTCTCCGTTTCTGTTACCAAATCCGCGACATTCTTCAGATTCATTGCGAAATCTTTATCgaaaaagattacaaaaacataagaaaaaacacaaacgtACTCTTTCAGAGAGATTATGAACTTCAGCAGCACGAGATCTCTTGGTAGATGTTGTTGATACACgtgcttgttttgtttcctgcACCAcaagaaaacaccaaaaaagttaattaaaaaTGCGCTGAAAACTACAAAGTCAGACTAAAATGCGCCGTATTTGACTTGCGCACGATAGCTAACAACGACTCTGTTCTGTGTTTTTTTGACTCACCTCGCTACGGGATTCAGTTTCATCAGTAGTGGtggcttctctctcttttcgtTTCCTATCATCGACGTTCGTCTTCTCCGGTTCGATTTCGCTCTTTGACACTACAGATGACGATGTACCGGTTATCTCGATCGCCGGCGCCGTCATAGCCACTGCTTTTCCCTTCCGATTATACGCGCCGCCTCCAGCTACGGCGGAACTGTCAGTACCATCCGTCCGCCGTGTTAAACCGGATTCACTCGCCGCCGCCGACGGTGTTGCGCTAGGACTTACCTGCGTAGATTCTCTCACAACCGCCTTCGAAAGCAACGGTCCAGATTCACCACCTCTACCGTTATTAAAATCCCCTCTCAGCCTCGAGAAATTCATGAAGTTCCTCACCGGCGGCCTCGACTCATTCGTCGAAGATACTGGCGGTCTCGCGGCGGTGACTTGACTCACCGTCGCGGTAGCCGTCGCAGTAGGTGCGGcggagaagagaagatctGAGCAGAAATCATCGTCACGGAGAGGATAATGAAGCCAAGAAGtcatttcatcttcttgaataAAAAGATTCTGATCTGAAGAAGGTTGCTGCTGAGGATCCATAGAAGGAAGAAGCTtcggtggagaagaagaaggtttctTGGTGTGAAGTCTCTGGTTTTGAACAACAACTTGACCGTTCTGCCATAAAAGCTCCATaagatcatcatcttcacccCTAAAGTTTTCAATACTATAAATACTCAGATCttgaactaatcaaacttttttttttttttaatataagtttGAATAAAAGAACTTACATAGTAGTAATGGATTTTCTAGGAAGATGATTCAAAGAAGAATTATGGTTGTTGACATAATCATCATCGGTATCGAAGTCAGGGACAAAATGAtgcatatctctctctctacaaagatgatgataatggtaagtattaaaataacaaacagttatcttcttcttctggttttataaccaaaagaaaaaccccAGAAAGATCCAAAAGAGTAGCACTAGTGAGTAAGTGTACTACACACAGAGATTACTAATCAGtgaagaaacatatatactaCCCAGACTATATCTAACCTAGAGAATTGAGGTTGGTACTGGATAGgcttctcaaaaaaaaaaatatatcaccTTTATTTCTGGGGAACTAGTATTGGATGActggatctttttttttttttttttgtgctaaagGATGACTGAATCTTATTCTGAATTTTCGTGCTTTAAGAATGTGATAAGCTTCTTAAgggtttttgtctttttcttatatgtcTCTCTTTGGAGTTTGTTTTTGCCTCTTCCGTGACTCTAGCATGTATCGCATTTACTATTGTGTCAACTAACTTTAACAGTGAattctctattttatttatgtgtgtATGTGTCTGAATAGAAACTTGTGCCCATTTTTTAACCTCTGAATAAAAAACCAAGTtgaacataaaaacaaaatgtctgAGATCATTTGTAGCTGACGGAGATAAAATAATCAGCCTCATTGTTTCTCATCCGTactataaattgttttcatggcattatcatcaaaaaaaaattattttataaactttatccAATGATCCGGttaattttggtaaaaatatatttaagtattacaaaataaatttatattcaagGATCATCACACATTTATTCCGAGTTTAGAATATTAACTGATTAACACTTAAACATAACTGAATCGCATGTTACCAGATTACCATTTAACTTGTCTGGACCAAACCTAGACATCCTAcatgaatataattttcttttgatagaAGATCGAATACCGGATGAAATGGTATTTTAGCAATAAGACTTGAAAATGTGGTATTTTGAGAAATGtctcaaaaaaatatgactgacacgaaaataatattttgttttaagggAGCCTCGAATTCTAGAGGAGTATTGTAGCAAAATATCACACTTTCAAGTTGTGTTGTCAAAATACcaccaaaagttttgttttccaaaaatattatacttcaattttgattttcaagaGTTCatcagaattaaaaaaattaagtttgaattgaccattttaattttaagatattgtttttaggggttagggtttagtgtttaaagtTTAGAGTTTAATTTTGAATGTTGGAAgttaaatttaagttttatgttattttaagaaaccaaacattaagtggtatttttaaagaaataaacaaaaacttaagtatcatatttaaaaattgtcCTTTTTTATATCGCTAAATTATAGATTTAAGACTACATATATCTTGCAGGAAATATTCCTTTAGTCTTGTGGTTAAATCCATTTGATTCCGCTTTTTCCACCAGAGTTTGACTCCACTAAATCGTGTTATCTTGCATAATAGATATTGGCTATAGAATAGACCATGTCAATCCAAagatgttaaaaacaaaagactacAACATATGCAAACATGATATTAAAGACTTAAGTGAGTCTCCTCTTCTATAAACAGAAAAGTCGAATGCTACATAAAGTGTTAATTTATAATCATTTATAGTAGTCAAGTTAGTGAACAAAGTGTTAATTTCTTCTATAatacttcttttgtttctattttgttCTAGTTTAAGATTTTGGTACATTGATTAAGATCAtttagtttctgttttcttaaattttaaaaatatgtttaattacatattttaaaataatttaaccaataaaaagtTGCAGAATTtcaagaatcaaaaataataaaataataataaattttgcattgaaaacaacaaataaaatgaaacaacttatttttttttataatcattttaCCTTTTGATAAAGAGCATTTATCATTGATATGGGAACAcgcacatatatatatatatatacacattaatatgtatatacatatttttatataattccaAGTAgggaagaaagaaacagagaatcagaTATGGACTCACATTGGTGGGGACAATATTAAGACAGAAATTgggtgttttttttattgataatctCAATGATTTATGAGACAGGgtaatatgtttatttttgttgctaAACCACCCTCTTGCATGATCTATCaaacttaattatttattcttttattcaGATTTAGACATAATCTAtaaacatcaattttttcaaGCTAAATTTTGTTGCTAAATCACCCTCTTGCTGttgtacattttttttgtccgCTAAAATGATTTGTACctatctaaaatatattttgatttaccATCAAAGTTactttaaattaaacaaaacgcaaaatagaaaaaaatattatctccTGATAAAAAAGTCGtaaaaaattttgattgaataataatgatttgcgtttttgttctttagagtaaaatataatattttatgttagATGCAAATGACAAgacaaaaactgaaattaaagCCTGATTGTGgttatatttaaacaaaatgcTAAGTAATAATATTCCGaaaattatcatatatatctCGTCTTATAGACTACAT
It encodes the following:
- the PIL5 gene encoding phytochrome interacting factor 3-like 5, producing MDPQQQPSSDQNLFIQEDEMTSWLHYPLRDDDFCSDLLFSAAPTATATATVSQVTAARPPVSSTNESRPPVRNFMNFSRLRGDFNNGRGGESGPLLSKAVVRESTQVSPSATPSAAASESGLTRRTDGTDSSAVAGGGAYNRKGKAVAMTAPAIEITGTSSSVVSKSEIEPEKTNVDDRKRKEREATTTDETESRSEETKQARVSTTSTKRSRAAEVHNLSERKRRDRINERMKALQELIPRCNKSDKASMLDEAIEYMKSLQLQIQMMSMGCGMMPMMYPGMQQYMPHMAMGMGMNQPIPPPSFMPFPNMLAAQRPLPTQTHMAGSGPQYPVHASDPSRVFVPNQQYDPTSGQPQYPAGYTDPYQQFRGLHPTQPPQFQNQATSYPSSSRVSSSKESEDHGNHTTG
- the PIL5 gene encoding phytochrome interacting factor 3-like 5 (phytochrome interacting factor 3-like 5 (PIL5); CONTAINS InterPro DOMAIN/s: Helix-loop-helix DNA-binding domain (InterPro:IPR001092), Helix-loop-helix DNA-binding (InterPro:IPR011598); BEST Arabidopsis thaliana protein match is: basic helix-loop-helix (bHLH) DNA-binding superfamily protein (TAIR:AT4G28800.1); Has 4736 Blast hits to 4693 proteins in 351 species: Archae - 0; Bacteria - 27; Metazoa - 921; Fungi - 265; Plants - 3401; Viruses - 2; Other Eukaryotes - 120 (source: NCBI BLink).), translated to MHHFVPDFDTDDDYVNNHNSSLNHLPRKSITTMGEDDDLMELLWQNGQVVVQNQRLHTKKPSSSPPKLLPSMDPQQQPSSDQNLFIQEDEMTSWLHYPLRDDDFCSDLLFSAAPTATATATVSQVTAARPPVSSTNESRPPVRNFMNFSRLRGDFNNGRGGESGPLLSKAVVRESTQVSPSATPSAAASESGLTRRTDGTDSSAVAGGGAYNRKGKAVAMTAPAIEITGTSSSVVSKSEIEPEKTNVDDRKRKEREATTTDETESRSEETKQARVSTTSTKRSRAAEVHNLSERKRRDRINERMKALQELIPRCNKSDKASMLDEAIEYMKSLQLQIQMMSMGCGMMPMMYPGMQQYMPHMAMGMGMNQPIPPPSFMPFPNMLAAQRPLPTQTHMAGSGPQYPVHASDPSRVFVPNQQYDPTSGQPQYPAGYTDPYQQFRGLHPTQPPQFQNQATSYPSSSRVSSSKESEDHGNHTTG
- the PIL5 gene encoding phytochrome interacting factor 3-like 5 (phytochrome interacting factor 3-like 5 (PIL5); CONTAINS InterPro DOMAIN/s: Helix-loop-helix DNA-binding domain (InterPro:IPR001092), Helix-loop-helix DNA-binding (InterPro:IPR011598); BEST Arabidopsis thaliana protein match is: basic helix-loop-helix (bHLH) DNA-binding superfamily protein (TAIR:AT4G28800.1).) yields the protein MHHFVPDFDTDDDYVNNHNSSLNHLPRKSITTMGEDDDLMELLWQNGQVVVQNQRLHTKKPSSSPPKLLPSMDPQQQPSSDQNLFIQEDEMTSWLHYPLRDDDFCSDLLFSAAPTATATATVSQVTAARPPVSSTNESRPPVRNFMNFSRLRGDFNNGRGGESGPLLSKAVVRESTQVSPSATPSAAASESGLTRRTDGTDSSAVAGGGAYNRKGKAVAMTAPAIEITGTSSSVVSKSEIEPEKTNVDDRKRKEREATTTDETESRSEETKQARVSTTSTKRSRAAEVHNLSERKRRDRINERMKALQELIPRCNKSDKASMLDEAIEYMKSLQLQIQMMSMGCGMMPMMYPGMQQYMPHMAMGMGMNQPIPPPSFMPFPNMLAAQRPLPTQTHMAGSGPQYPVHASDPSRVFVPNQQYDPTSGQPQYPAGYTDPYQQFRGLHPTQPPQFQNQATSYPSSSRVSSSKESEDHGNHTTG
- the PIL5 gene encoding phytochrome interacting factor 3-like 5, translating into MHHFVPDFDTDDDYVNNHNSSLNHLPRKSITTMGEDDDLMELLWQNGQVVVQNQRLHTKKPSSSPPKLLPSMDPQQQPSSDQNLFIQEDEMTSWLHYPLRDDDFCSDLLFSAAPTATATATVSQVTAARPPVSSTNESRPPVRNFMNFSRLRGDFNNGRGGESGPLLSKAVVRESTQVSPSATPSAAASESGLTRRTDGTDSSAVAGGGAYNRKGKAVAMTAPAIEITGTSSSVVSKSEIEPEKTNVDDRKRKEREATTTDETESRSEETKQARVSTTSTKRSRAAEVHNLSERKRRDRINERMKALQELIPRCNKSDKASMLDEAIEYMKSLQLQIQVHFL
- the PIL5 gene encoding phytochrome interacting factor 3-like 5, whose protein sequence is MDPQQQPSSDQNLFIQEDEMTSWLHYPLRDDDFCSDLLFSAAPTATATATVSQVTAARPPVSSTNESRPPVRNFMNFSRLRGDFNNGRGGESGPLLSKAVVRESTQVSPSATPSAAASESGLTRRTDGTDSSAVAGGGAYNRKGKAVAMTAPAIEITGTSSSVVSKSEIEPEKTNVDDRKRKEREATTTDETESRSEETKQARVSTTSTKRSRAAEVHNLSERKRRDRINERMKALQELIPRCNKSDKASMLDEAIEYMKSLQLQIQMMSMGCGMMPMMYPGMQQYMPHMAMGMGMNQPIPPPSFMPFPNMLAAQRPLPTQTHMAGSGPQYPVHASDPSRVFVPNQQYDPTSGQPQYPAGYTDPYQQFRGLHPTQPPQFQNQATSYPSSSRVSSSKESEDHGNHTTG